From Eptesicus fuscus isolate TK198812 chromosome 13, DD_ASM_mEF_20220401, whole genome shotgun sequence, the proteins below share one genomic window:
- the SYT12 gene encoding synaptotagmin-12 — MAVDVAEHHLSVIKSPPDWEVGVYAAGALALLGITAVSLWKLWTSGSFPSPSPFPNYNYRYLQQKYGETYAEARQKRVPAWGTQRASTRGPPSRKGSLSMEDTFESISELGPLELMGRELDLAPYGTLRKSQSVDSVNSISSVSNTFGQDFTLGQVEVSMDYDAASHTLHVAVLQGKDLLEREETSFESCFMRISLLPEEQIVGISRIQRNAYSTIFFDEKFSIPLDPAALEEKSLRFSVFGIDEDERNVSTGVVELKLSVLDLPLQPFSGWLYLQDQNKAADAVGEILLSLSYLPTAERLTVVVVKAKNLIWTNDKTTADPYVKVYLLQDGRKMSKKRTAVKRDDPNPVFNEAMIFSVPAIVLQDLSLRVTVAESSSDGHGDNIGHVIIGPSASGMGTTHWNQMLATLRRPVSMWHPVRRN; from the exons ATGGCCGTGGACGTGGCAGAACACCACCTGAGCG TCATCAAGAGCCCACCGGACTGGGAGGTGGGTGTCTACGCCGCGGGGGCCCTAGCGCTGCTTGGAATCACAGCTGTGAGCCTGTGGAAGCTCTGGACATCGGGTagcttccccagcccctccccattcCCCAACTACAACTACAGGTACCTTCAGCAGAAGTATGGCGAGACCTACGCAGAGGCCAGGCAGAAG AGAGTGCCTGCCTGGGGTACCCAACGGGCCAGCACTCGGGGACCACCCAGTCGCAAAGGCAGCCTCAGCATGGAGGACACGTTCGAGAGCATCAGCGAGCTGGGGCCCCTGGAGCTGATGGGCCGGGAGCTGGACCTGGCCCCCTACGGGACCCTCCGGAAGTCCCAGTCAGTGGACTCCGTCAACTCCATCTCCTCCGTGAGCAATACCTTTGGGCAGGACTTCACGCTGGGCCAGGTGGAGGTGAGCATGGACTACGATGCCGCCTCCCACACCCTCCACGTGGCTGTGCTGCAGGGGAAGGACCTCCTGGAGCGGGAGGAAACCAGCTTCGAGTCCTGCTTCATGCGCATCAGCCTGCTGCCCGAAGAGCAGATCGTAGGCATCTCCCGG ATCCAGAGGAACGCCTACTCCACCATCTTCTTCGACGAGAAGTTCTCCATCCCCCTGGACCCTGCTGCCCTGGAGGAGAAGAGCCTGCGGTTTTCGGTTTTCGGCATCGATGAGGACGAGCGGAATGTCAGCACGGGCGTGGTGGAGCTGAAGCTTTCCGTACTTGACCTTCCGCTGCAGCCCTTCAGTGGCTGGCTCTACTTGCAGGATCAGAACAAG GCCGCCGACGCTGTAGGTGAGATCCTGCTGTCCCTCAGCTACCTCCCCACGGCCGAACGCCTCACCGTGGTCGTGGTGAAGGCCAAGAATCTCATCTGGACCAACGACAAGACCACAGCGG ACCCCTACGTCAAGGTGTACCTACTGCAGGATGGGAGGAAGATGAGCAAAAAGAGGACAGCTGTGAAGAGGGACGACCCCAACCCAGTGTTCAATGAAGCCATGATCTTCTCGGTGCCAGCCATTGTGCTCCAG GACCTGTCTCTCCGCGTGACGGTGGCTGAGAGCAGCAGTGATGGCCATGGGGACAACATAGGCCACGTCATCATCGGGCCGTCAGCTAGCGGCATGGGCACCACACACTGGAACCAGATGCTGGCCACGCTGCGCAGGCCCGTGTCCATGTGGCACCCCGTCCGGCGAAACTAG